In one Bacteroides intestinalis DSM 17393 genomic region, the following are encoded:
- a CDS encoding capsular polysaccharide synthesis protein — translation MEKKLLKHSKHLYFKTVISQKSGAKNIIKKYKEASTGKSPIDKTCPIWTCWWQGEANMPDIVKVCYASAKHHAGQHPVILITEQNYQEYATMPDYILQKVKNHEISLTHFSDMLRINLLKEHGGIWADSTLLFTRDVDSIMNPDTDFYTCHHTAKNTNVANGKWTVFFIACGKDNILPAFLLDMFYSYWKNHQQIVTYLFFDYLVSIAYENIPAITEMVDSVPLQRISNLSKCLNMPFNEKSMEEFSANYGFHKLTYKKQFNMLTPEGKETIYAHLLHNSTHGIDADQT, via the coding sequence GTGGAGAAGAAGCTTTTGAAGCACAGTAAACACTTATACTTCAAAACTGTAATTTCTCAGAAGTCCGGTGCAAAAAATATTATAAAGAAATACAAAGAAGCAAGTACCGGAAAAAGTCCGATTGACAAGACATGCCCCATCTGGACATGCTGGTGGCAAGGAGAAGCGAACATGCCTGATATCGTTAAAGTCTGTTACGCCTCTGCAAAACATCATGCAGGTCAACATCCTGTCATATTAATCACAGAGCAAAACTATCAGGAATACGCTACAATGCCGGATTATATCTTGCAAAAAGTGAAAAACCACGAAATAAGTCTCACCCATTTCAGTGACATGCTAAGGATTAATCTGCTTAAAGAACATGGAGGAATATGGGCTGACAGCACCCTACTTTTTACCAGAGATGTAGACTCAATAATGAATCCCGATACCGATTTCTACACTTGCCATCATACGGCAAAAAACACCAATGTGGCAAACGGCAAGTGGACAGTCTTTTTTATAGCATGTGGTAAAGACAATATTCTACCCGCTTTCCTACTGGACATGTTCTATAGTTATTGGAAGAATCATCAACAAATCGTCACTTACTTATTCTTCGATTATCTCGTTAGCATAGCCTATGAAAATATCCCAGCTATTACGGAAATGGTCGACAGCGTCCCTCTGCAAAGAATCAGCAACCTGTCCAAATGCCTCAACATGCCATTTAATGAAAAATCTATGGAGGAATTTAGTGCAAACTATGGTTTCCACAAATTAACCTATAAGAAGCAATTCAATATGCTCACCCCCGAAGGGAAAGAAACAATCTATGCCCACCTACTACATAATTCTACCCATGGGATAGATGCAGACCAAACATAG
- a CDS encoding beta-1,6-N-acetylglucosaminyltransferase: protein MKHAYLIIVHNEYSVLETLLSMIDDERNDIYLHIDRRSTELYKRACLLCTQKARLFLLPTRNKVYWGDISQVETEYLLLETAAKHSTYDYYHLLSGVDLPIQTQDYIHSFFQANSGKEFVSYWLGDKHQKDLNRKISRYYFFTKSLKRSNSKWHIITAPCHNLALIVQKLIRFHRKQEVEFKKGPNWFSITQGFCQHLIEKKSFVLQRFKYTLCPDEIFLQTILWNSPFKENIYKANEDDAGNMRLIDWNRGNPYTWQSQDYNELIASDRLFARKFSSKEKELIEQIKTTYANK from the coding sequence ATGAAACATGCTTATCTAATCATCGTCCACAACGAATATTCGGTGTTAGAAACGCTTTTATCCATGATTGATGACGAGCGAAATGATATTTATCTACATATCGACCGCCGCTCAACAGAACTGTATAAAAGAGCCTGTCTTCTATGTACACAGAAAGCCCGATTATTTCTATTACCTACCCGCAATAAAGTATACTGGGGAGACATCAGCCAAGTAGAAACAGAATATCTGTTACTTGAAACTGCCGCCAAGCATAGCACTTATGACTACTACCACTTGCTTTCAGGTGTAGACCTGCCTATACAAACACAAGATTATATCCATTCTTTCTTTCAAGCCAATTCTGGTAAGGAATTTGTCAGTTATTGGTTGGGAGATAAACACCAGAAAGATTTGAATCGTAAAATCTCCCGATACTACTTTTTCACAAAGAGCCTCAAGCGTAGCAACAGTAAATGGCACATCATAACTGCACCATGCCACAACCTTGCACTCATTGTACAAAAACTTATTCGATTTCACAGAAAACAAGAAGTCGAATTTAAAAAGGGTCCCAATTGGTTCAGTATTACTCAAGGCTTCTGTCAGCATCTGATAGAAAAGAAATCCTTTGTACTTCAACGCTTCAAATACACGTTGTGTCCCGATGAAATTTTTCTTCAAACCATATTATGGAATTCTCCTTTTAAAGAGAACATATACAAAGCTAATGAAGATGATGCAGGAAACATGCGACTGATTGACTGGAACAGAGGAAACCCTTATACATGGCAATCTCAGGACTATAATGAACTAATCGCTTCAGACAGATTATTTGCCCGTAAATTCAGTTCCAAAGAAAAAGAACTGATTGAGCAAATAAAAACCACATATGCTAACAAATAA
- a CDS encoding glycosyltransferase family 2 protein, whose product MLMPLLNKIANVLEEVPQTFRRTSNPKLIMTLLVKNEEDILEENLCFHKAMGVDGFIITDNNSTDGTIEIIQKYQKEGWIKEAIIEKATNYNQKVWVDRMIKIAKKQLHADWVINADADELWYSPTGSLKTELATTRANVLKCSMRYMYPEAGKQFWKWNQAIIPIINPLKYNFYNLSRYSLYIPQRGKVLHRTTSYLQISTGNHKVLMFPKRLRKSNICIYHYSIRGKERFLEKMINGGKQLEQNPHRHIGMHWRYFYQLYKNQQLEIEYDKIIGANSYDQLQRDGYIKTDNTIPDFFKQHFNK is encoded by the coding sequence ATGCTAATGCCTCTTTTAAACAAAATAGCTAATGTTCTCGAAGAAGTCCCGCAGACCTTCAGACGTACATCCAATCCAAAGCTCATTATGACATTATTGGTCAAAAATGAAGAAGATATATTGGAAGAAAATCTGTGTTTCCATAAGGCTATGGGAGTAGACGGGTTTATCATTACTGATAATAACTCCACAGACGGTACAATTGAAATCATCCAAAAATATCAGAAGGAAGGATGGATAAAAGAAGCTATCATAGAAAAAGCAACTAATTATAATCAAAAAGTATGGGTAGACCGCATGATCAAGATTGCCAAAAAGCAACTTCATGCAGACTGGGTCATCAATGCTGATGCCGATGAGTTATGGTACTCTCCTACCGGCAGTCTAAAGACTGAATTAGCCACCACCAGAGCTAATGTACTAAAATGTTCCATGAGATATATGTATCCGGAAGCAGGTAAACAGTTTTGGAAATGGAATCAAGCTATCATTCCAATTATTAACCCGCTAAAGTACAATTTTTATAATCTTTCGCGCTATTCTCTTTATATACCACAAAGAGGAAAAGTTCTTCATCGCACCACCTCGTACCTTCAGATTTCCACAGGAAATCACAAGGTGCTCATGTTCCCTAAACGCCTTAGAAAAAGTAATATTTGCATTTACCACTATTCCATTCGTGGTAAAGAACGTTTTCTTGAGAAAATGATTAACGGTGGCAAACAACTGGAACAAAATCCCCACAGACATATAGGCATGCATTGGCGCTATTTCTATCAGTTGTATAAGAATCAGCAATTAGAAATAGAATATGATAAGATCATCGGAGCAAACTCTTATGATCAGTTGCAACGCGACGGATATATCAAAACTGACAATACTATTCCCGATTTCTTCAAACAACACTTCAACAAATAG
- a CDS encoding glycosyltransferase family 8 protein — MIDIVCSIDENYIEYCGVMLASLFVHTPDEKFRVHIICSSKVEKAGKKRLKVFCEKHQAEVYFYDVDYSLIKDFPIRKQDHLSLAAYLRLFMSELIPSNINKILYLDCDLIVVDSIKELWEKNIDNIAVAAVEERSPFDTESPVTLKYPVEYSYFNSGVMLINLQKWREKKFVEACKSYIASNYENIKLHDQDVLNALLYKEKQFISIRWNLMDFFLYASPEVQPERKKDWDDALKSPAIIHFTGKRKPWMYNCDSPFRDQYIRFAKQQGWHVINNKNAIHYFFRKILYKVINKKKTIKIK, encoded by the coding sequence ATGATAGATATTGTTTGTAGCATAGACGAAAACTACATTGAATATTGTGGTGTAATGTTAGCAAGCCTGTTCGTACATACTCCAGATGAGAAATTCCGCGTACACATCATTTGTAGCAGTAAGGTCGAAAAGGCTGGAAAAAAAAGGCTGAAAGTTTTTTGCGAAAAACATCAAGCTGAAGTTTATTTTTATGACGTAGACTATTCACTCATTAAGGATTTCCCTATTAGGAAACAGGATCACCTGTCTCTCGCCGCCTACTTAAGGCTTTTCATGTCAGAGCTTATACCCAGTAATATAAACAAAATTCTATATCTGGATTGTGACTTGATCGTTGTCGACTCTATTAAAGAATTATGGGAGAAAAATATCGATAATATTGCCGTAGCTGCCGTTGAAGAAAGGTCACCATTCGATACCGAATCACCTGTCACACTGAAATATCCCGTTGAGTACTCTTACTTCAACTCGGGAGTAATGTTGATAAATCTTCAGAAATGGAGAGAGAAAAAATTTGTAGAGGCATGCAAAAGCTATATCGCATCCAATTATGAAAATATAAAATTGCACGACCAGGATGTTTTGAACGCATTGCTTTATAAAGAAAAACAATTTATTTCTATTCGCTGGAATCTGATGGATTTCTTTTTATATGCAAGCCCTGAGGTACAACCGGAGAGGAAAAAAGATTGGGATGATGCTTTAAAATCTCCTGCTATTATCCATTTCACAGGAAAACGCAAACCATGGATGTACAACTGCGACAGTCCTTTCCGTGATCAATACATCCGGTTTGCCAAACAACAAGGATGGCATGTTATTAATAATAAGAATGCCATTCACTATTTCTTCCGTAAGATTCTATATAAAGTAATCAACAAGAAGAAAACTATAAAAATCAAATAA
- a CDS encoding glycosyltransferase family 2 protein, with protein MKISIIIPAYNAEKQIRKCVLSALQQDISHNEYEIIVINDGSTDQTAGIIQELSREYPTIKSITTTNQGVSAARNLGMDIAQGEIILFADADDYFCTNSIAKIYEAILKNDLDILLFDYNHWGNQNKLLKGFDYDARKFCPRGIVSGKSFIKTGYMPAAVWMLAYRREYMLKMNFKFINIRHEDEEFIPRVFYFAEKIMHLPLICYNYVQNESSFMQNYKEYGLFDKIKAMDNLNQFTQKYVKEEDVAFTLSEHISLRLMENLNNSFAIKSKAQGKMVKQMKKAGLTPLVHTKREGRYAFLYKYFPVLFIAYYRHKYLKRHHSK; from the coding sequence ATGAAGATTTCTATCATTATTCCTGCATACAATGCGGAAAAGCAAATCAGAAAATGTGTGTTATCAGCATTACAACAAGATATCTCGCACAATGAATACGAAATCATCGTAATCAATGATGGCTCCACAGACCAGACAGCTGGTATTATACAAGAATTATCTAGGGAGTACCCTACTATAAAAAGTATCACGACTACCAACCAAGGGGTAAGTGCGGCAAGAAATCTCGGCATGGATATCGCTCAAGGAGAAATTATATTATTTGCCGATGCTGACGATTATTTCTGCACAAACTCAATAGCAAAAATCTATGAAGCAATATTAAAGAACGACTTAGACATTCTTCTATTCGACTATAATCATTGGGGGAATCAAAATAAACTTTTGAAAGGTTTTGATTATGATGCACGTAAGTTTTGCCCACGGGGCATCGTCTCTGGCAAGTCATTCATAAAAACCGGTTATATGCCCGCTGCAGTCTGGATGCTTGCCTATCGTAGAGAATATATGCTGAAAATGAATTTCAAATTCATCAATATACGACATGAAGATGAAGAATTTATTCCCCGCGTATTCTACTTTGCAGAAAAAATCATGCATCTGCCATTGATCTGCTATAATTATGTACAAAATGAATCTTCATTCATGCAAAACTATAAAGAGTATGGTCTTTTCGATAAAATAAAGGCAATGGACAATCTCAATCAGTTCACCCAAAAATACGTGAAAGAAGAAGACGTAGCCTTTACCTTGAGCGAGCATATATCTTTAAGGCTAATGGAAAATCTAAATAATAGTTTTGCCATCAAAAGCAAAGCTCAGGGAAAAATGGTAAAGCAAATGAAAAAGGCAGGATTAACCCCACTCGTACATACGAAGAGAGAAGGTCGTTATGCCTTCTTATATAAGTATTTTCCAGTATTATTTATCGCTTATTATCGCCACAAATATTTAAAGCGCCATCATTCCAAGTAG
- a CDS encoding glycosyltransferase family 2 protein — protein sequence MRTPTISIITVNFNNNEGLKKTLRSIEVQSYTSYEHIIIDADSNDGSQETIKKYSEKNTHLTYWVSEKDKGIYDGMNKGIRQAKGEYLYFLNSGDCLQGNILKDIPFDGTKYIYGDMVLVNDHEQRKEAGPDYPDLVFFFYNALAHQACFIHHSLFINKLYDTQYKIIADWGHSFQSIIMERCSYKHIPLTIAECDATGISSNYIDVQTERLKWLQENLSPQLYSTYIDILEYKKSDFKTIIPTMNHTKKFQKRAYRLVRYLLKLNTLFSSRHDHTEDVYNSILYRPFLNK from the coding sequence ATGAGAACTCCGACTATCAGTATCATCACAGTCAACTTCAATAACAATGAAGGACTTAAGAAAACATTGCGCAGCATCGAAGTGCAATCATACACCAGCTATGAACATATCATCATAGATGCTGATTCCAATGATGGAAGCCAGGAAACCATCAAGAAATATTCAGAAAAAAATACCCACCTGACTTACTGGGTTTCTGAGAAAGACAAAGGAATCTATGATGGAATGAATAAAGGAATCAGGCAAGCCAAAGGAGAATATCTTTATTTCCTAAATTCAGGAGACTGCTTACAAGGAAACATTCTCAAAGATATTCCATTTGATGGGACAAAATATATCTATGGAGACATGGTCTTAGTAAACGATCATGAACAGAGAAAAGAAGCGGGACCTGATTATCCCGACTTAGTTTTCTTTTTTTATAATGCGTTAGCACATCAAGCGTGCTTTATTCATCATTCTCTTTTTATCAATAAATTATATGACACCCAATATAAAATAATTGCAGATTGGGGACATAGTTTCCAGTCTATCATCATGGAAAGGTGCAGCTACAAACACATCCCCCTAACTATCGCTGAGTGTGATGCTACAGGAATCAGTTCCAACTACATCGATGTACAAACTGAACGATTAAAGTGGCTCCAGGAAAACCTCTCACCGCAGCTTTATTCTACATACATTGATATATTGGAATATAAAAAGTCGGATTTCAAGACCATTATTCCAACCATGAACCATACAAAGAAATTTCAAAAAAGAGCATATAGGTTAGTTCGCTATTTATTGAAACTAAATACTCTTTTTTCCTCCCGGCACGATCATACAGAAGATGTATACAACAGTATATTATATCGTCCTTTTTTAAACAAATAA
- a CDS encoding glycosyltransferase family 4 protein, whose product MEQPHILYDSQIFDLQKFGGISRYFCEIISKLGMAYDISVRFTENHYLAQAKLARHRIHAPHFFFKHYKKRLLLENQKLTNRLLQTSSPYLFHPTYYNPSFLEHIGDHPYVITVHDMIHELFPEYFHDAKEVMAQKKEVITKASRIIAISENTKKDIVNILNIDPQKIDVIYHGTSIKSHHGKDELSLPNRYILFVGDRTLYKNFQRLLEALAIIHKTDQDLYLLCTGHPFNWEEKKLIDKLNITDKIIQISINDRNLNELYGRALLFVFPSLYEGFGIPVLEAYACKCPVVLSNTSCFPEIAGNAGAYFDPYSIESMVQTLTEIIGDSEKRASLVAAGIERLQLYSWEKATRETEKVYQKVLNETLNPKTSIK is encoded by the coding sequence ATGGAACAACCTCATATTTTATATGATTCTCAAATCTTCGATCTACAAAAATTCGGTGGAATCTCACGATATTTTTGTGAAATCATATCCAAACTGGGTATGGCATATGACATTTCTGTTCGCTTTACCGAAAATCATTATTTAGCGCAAGCCAAACTTGCCAGGCACCGTATCCATGCTCCACATTTCTTTTTCAAACATTATAAAAAGCGGCTTTTGCTTGAAAACCAAAAGTTAACAAACAGGTTACTTCAAACGTCATCTCCTTATCTTTTTCACCCGACCTACTACAATCCTTCTTTCCTCGAGCATATTGGTGACCACCCCTATGTAATAACAGTGCATGACATGATTCATGAACTGTTTCCCGAATATTTCCATGATGCTAAAGAGGTCATGGCGCAGAAAAAAGAAGTGATTACAAAAGCCAGCCGGATTATTGCAATTAGTGAAAATACAAAGAAAGATATCGTTAATATATTAAATATTGATCCTCAAAAAATTGACGTTATCTATCATGGAACAAGTATAAAGTCCCATCATGGGAAAGATGAATTGTCACTCCCTAATCGCTATATTTTATTTGTAGGAGACCGAACTCTTTACAAAAATTTCCAACGTTTATTAGAAGCTCTTGCAATCATCCACAAAACAGACCAAGATTTATATTTGCTTTGTACAGGGCATCCATTCAACTGGGAAGAAAAGAAGTTGATAGATAAATTGAATATCACAGACAAGATCATACAAATTTCAATAAACGATAGAAACCTGAATGAATTATACGGCAGGGCACTCCTCTTTGTATTTCCATCACTATACGAAGGCTTTGGCATCCCAGTCCTGGAAGCTTATGCCTGTAAATGTCCTGTAGTCTTAAGTAACACCAGCTGTTTCCCCGAAATAGCCGGCAATGCCGGTGCCTACTTTGATCCTTACTCTATAGAATCAATGGTTCAAACACTGACAGAAATCATAGGTGATAGCGAAAAACGTGCTTCTTTAGTAGCAGCAGGAATAGAGCGGTTACAATTATACTCCTGGGAAAAAGCAACCCGAGAAACAGAGAAAGTATATCAAAAAGTCTTAAATGAAACTCTAAATCCAAAAACGTCCATTAAATGA
- a CDS encoding glycosyltransferase, which translates to MKFNLFKKNKDQYTLYSLLNRKWAYISYIPEVYYHKKDKVYMRTHQNKREALIIGEIFYSLGYNVKVARCNAPKECDDRHYDIIFGLDPNFVTMSQKNPQALKIYYATGAYWKHQYSIVKNRIDSFNKKHGTHLPYSRSVDAHNSCEIADIIFQIGSSFTIQTYPPELQNKIKIINQSSNFSQECNLQHKLQSVSIKDFLWFGSSGSILKGLDLVLDFFISHPQYNLHVIGSLDEGFIDIYQKQIDECRNITLYGFLDTNSELFMNLAYLCAFNIFPSGSEGCPGSVITMMQMGVIPITSRWGAIDNIEHYGYLLPELSVEAIGKGVEWASMLPQDKFHKLIRENIYYSTQTWNLEQFENEFRSTLKETIKTKERKNK; encoded by the coding sequence ATGAAGTTCAATCTATTCAAAAAAAATAAAGATCAATACACTCTCTATTCGCTACTAAACAGGAAATGGGCATATATTTCATATATACCTGAAGTATATTACCATAAAAAAGACAAAGTTTATATGCGTACTCATCAAAACAAGAGAGAGGCATTAATCATTGGAGAAATATTTTATTCTTTGGGTTATAATGTTAAAGTCGCACGCTGCAATGCCCCCAAAGAGTGTGACGACCGTCACTATGATATTATTTTTGGTTTAGATCCCAACTTTGTAACAATGAGTCAGAAAAATCCTCAAGCCCTAAAAATATATTATGCAACAGGCGCTTACTGGAAACACCAATACTCAATAGTAAAAAACAGAATCGATTCATTCAACAAAAAGCATGGAACACACTTGCCATACTCCCGTTCAGTAGATGCACACAATAGCTGTGAAATAGCAGATATTATTTTCCAGATAGGAAGTTCGTTTACCATCCAGACATACCCCCCGGAATTACAAAATAAAATCAAGATAATTAACCAATCCAGCAACTTTAGTCAGGAATGCAATTTGCAACATAAACTTCAAAGTGTTTCCATAAAAGACTTCCTATGGTTTGGCTCCAGCGGTAGTATATTAAAAGGATTAGATTTAGTTTTAGATTTTTTTATCAGCCATCCACAATACAACTTACACGTAATCGGCTCTCTTGACGAAGGGTTTATAGACATCTATCAAAAACAAATAGACGAGTGCCGGAACATCACATTATATGGTTTTCTTGACACCAATTCTGAGTTGTTCATGAACTTAGCCTATCTCTGTGCATTCAATATCTTTCCATCCGGCAGCGAAGGATGTCCCGGTTCCGTTATAACTATGATGCAAATGGGAGTTATTCCCATTACTTCTCGATGGGGAGCAATAGACAACATCGAGCATTATGGCTATCTGTTACCGGAATTATCTGTTGAAGCAATAGGTAAGGGAGTAGAATGGGCCAGCATGTTACCCCAGGACAAATTTCACAAATTAATAAGGGAAAATATATATTATTCAACTCAAACGTGGAATCTTGAACAATTTGAAAATGAATTTCGCTCTACACTGAAAGAAACAATAAAAACAAAAGAAAGAAAGAACAAATAG
- a CDS encoding glycosyltransferase codes for MIRSLKHYFEKKNEFYTENLEPSYTNWNILKCKDLYLSKVSDIQREQSSQLLTEKTIFHAYWHGTFGLKQAFSIKSLLCTQNMESIEIWLWLDSENGYAQIESNPHLQELKGHIKILSWNVENEISNTPFCKIKTYINAPKNLAAKGDDFRIISLYKYGGLYFDLDVMFLKDFTPLLKGHEFVYAWEYQSYANSAILYLRKNSYITNYLAKKLQRRKAAMPWVLFDYKDKKLENLRNYPCTFFDPLWGGYCDGMPFKEFADFFKEFGEGYDKDPNINSYRNFFPGAFAYHWHNKWDAEEVENSYFGLFNHEFNNILSSNEVQSIQKK; via the coding sequence ATGATTCGAAGCTTAAAACATTATTTCGAAAAGAAGAATGAGTTCTATACTGAAAATTTGGAACCCAGTTATACAAATTGGAACATCTTAAAATGTAAAGATCTATATCTGAGTAAAGTATCAGATATCCAAAGAGAACAATCATCTCAGTTACTTACTGAGAAAACAATTTTCCACGCTTACTGGCATGGCACCTTTGGCCTCAAGCAAGCTTTCTCAATTAAGAGTCTGTTGTGTACACAAAATATGGAAAGTATAGAAATATGGCTATGGTTAGACTCTGAAAATGGGTATGCACAAATAGAAAGTAATCCACACCTACAAGAACTAAAAGGCCATATAAAAATATTGTCCTGGAACGTTGAAAATGAAATTAGCAATACTCCCTTTTGCAAAATTAAGACATATATCAATGCACCCAAGAATCTTGCAGCCAAAGGTGACGATTTCCGGATTATCTCTCTCTACAAATATGGAGGTCTATATTTCGATCTTGATGTTATGTTTTTAAAAGACTTTACCCCTCTACTAAAAGGTCATGAGTTTGTCTATGCATGGGAATACCAATCATATGCCAACAGTGCCATTCTATATTTACGTAAGAATAGCTATATAACTAATTACTTAGCAAAGAAATTACAAAGAAGAAAGGCAGCAATGCCTTGGGTACTATTCGATTACAAAGATAAGAAATTAGAAAATTTGAGAAATTACCCTTGTACTTTCTTTGATCCTCTCTGGGGAGGATATTGTGATGGAATGCCTTTTAAAGAATTTGCTGACTTTTTCAAGGAATTCGGCGAAGGTTATGATAAAGACCCCAATATCAATAGTTATAGAAACTTCTTTCCGGGGGCATTCGCATATCATTGGCACAATAAGTGGGATGCTGAAGAGGTTGAGAACTCATATTTTGGCCTATTTAATCATGAATTTAACAATATATTGAGTAGCAATGAAGTTCAATCTATTCAAAAAAAATAA
- a CDS encoding LTA synthase family protein, whose translation MTKIDKSILTFGVTIFLKFILFDILWCIPTTFASLSTVECYTTKLIATFILLIPYAFFRMWKTETFIMLLLDFLLIANLMYFRTYYTAIPLNSYGLSGNLADFTGSVIDSLRWYDSLFPLSTLIAAIIHLRTKTSHLKRPVRALPYVGILVVIICIFGTVTLMKGGFSKAYGKYRDKAYLCSSGPSIYTIFGSLCYDLIGPQQQLTPELEAKIQEWLSAKPKHEAALISDSTNRRTNCIVILAESLESWVLEKEVEGQEITPYMNKLLKDSTTLYAPHVLTQVKGGRSIDAQLMLCTGLLPINSGTYSSQYPNHIYPSLQKAMREKNHSRNYLLTIDKLSTWNQGPIAQSFGIDTIIAYHDFKLTEAFGTHKRTGDGSFFAQCQEKIEKGEIWKKGENAYMQLITYSGHAPFILPKQLREVSFSSGIPEKMGDYMTTARYTDKAIGKFVEYLKTLPQYKETLIVITGDHEGLAYYRTELCESPGGKDIVSDKPFTPFIVVNSPVSMRYDKVMGQIDMYPTLLNLLQLDDYYWTGLGESILTPNKKGFAVGSQMNVEGEGYTPEEVDLAKEAYDISDEMIRFNYFKK comes from the coding sequence ATGACAAAGATTGATAAGTCCATACTGACATTTGGAGTTACTATTTTTCTTAAATTCATATTATTCGACATTCTGTGGTGTATTCCCACAACGTTTGCCTCTCTTTCTACAGTTGAATGTTATACAACCAAACTGATAGCCACGTTTATATTACTTATCCCCTATGCCTTTTTCCGAATGTGGAAAACGGAAACTTTCATCATGCTTTTACTAGACTTTCTGTTGATAGCTAACCTTATGTATTTCAGGACCTACTATACAGCTATACCATTGAACAGTTATGGACTATCAGGAAACTTAGCCGATTTCACAGGTAGCGTGATTGACTCTCTCCGGTGGTATGATTCACTTTTCCCATTATCCACCCTTATAGCAGCTATAATTCACCTACGCACCAAAACATCACATCTGAAACGCCCGGTTCGGGCTCTTCCTTATGTAGGAATACTTGTAGTTATTATCTGTATTTTTGGAACAGTAACCCTTATGAAAGGCGGATTCTCAAAGGCTTACGGGAAGTATCGTGATAAAGCCTATTTATGTTCAAGCGGCCCTTCTATTTATACGATTTTCGGTAGTCTATGTTATGACTTGATAGGACCGCAACAACAGTTGACTCCCGAATTGGAAGCCAAAATACAAGAATGGTTAAGTGCAAAGCCGAAACATGAAGCCGCATTAATCAGCGATAGTACCAATCGTCGCACCAATTGTATCGTTATTTTAGCAGAATCATTAGAAAGCTGGGTGTTAGAAAAAGAAGTGGAGGGACAGGAGATCACCCCCTATATGAATAAACTATTGAAAGACTCTACCACTCTCTATGCTCCACACGTACTGACTCAGGTAAAAGGCGGACGTTCCATTGATGCACAGCTCATGCTTTGCACCGGATTACTGCCCATCAATAGCGGTACTTACAGCAGCCAATATCCCAATCATATTTATCCGTCATTACAGAAAGCCATGCGCGAAAAGAATCATTCACGCAACTACCTGTTAACCATTGATAAATTGTCAACCTGGAATCAAGGCCCCATAGCCCAAAGTTTCGGCATAGATACCATCATCGCTTATCATGACTTTAAATTGACTGAAGCTTTCGGCACACACAAACGCACCGGAGACGGTTCGTTCTTTGCACAATGCCAAGAAAAAATAGAAAAGGGGGAGATATGGAAAAAAGGAGAAAATGCATATATGCAACTCATTACTTATTCCGGCCATGCTCCATTCATATTACCGAAACAATTGAGAGAAGTTTCATTCTCTTCCGGCATTCCGGAAAAAATGGGTGACTATATGACGACTGCCCGTTATACAGATAAAGCAATCGGCAAATTCGTAGAATATCTGAAAACTCTTCCGCAATATAAAGAAACACTAATTGTAATAACGGGTGACCACGAAGGTCTGGCATATTATCGAACGGAATTATGCGAAAGCCCCGGCGGCAAAGATATTGTATCCGACAAACCTTTTACTCCTTTCATCGTTGTCAATTCTCCTGTAAGCATGCGCTATGATAAGGTCATGGGACAAATAGACATGTATCCCACCCTGCTGAACCTGCTCCAGCTTGACGATTACTACTGGACCGGACTTGGAGAAAGCATTCTCACCCCCAACAAGAAAGGTTTTGCCGTAGGTTCACAGATGAATGTGGAAGGAGAAGGCTATACACCGGAGGAGGTGGACTTAGCAAAAGAAGCTTATGATATATCGGATGAGATGATACGATTCAACTACTTCAAAAAATAA